DNA from Desulfitobacterium chlororespirans DSM 11544:
TACCCGAATGGGCTCACCTCCACCGGCACGGGAACTCCTCCCAGTTTTGGCGCCATTTTGCCGGCGTCCACTACCCAAATCACTTTAGCCGACGCGTAAGCAACAACTTTTTCAAAGAATAAAGCTCCCCCACCGCCTTTGATTCCATTCAACTTCTGATCAATTTCGTCAGCGCCATCGATCGTAAGGTCAATTGTCTCCACATCATTAATGGAAACCAGCTCGATTCCCAAACTGCCGGCAAGTTCCGTCGTCGATTTTGAGGTGGAAACCCCCTGGATCTTCATCCCGTTTTTGACCAGTTCGACAATTTTTCGAATGGTATAGAATACTGTTGAACCTGTACCCAGACCAACGACCATACCATCGCGTACATACTCCGCTGCTTTTTCACCGGCCTGTTGTTTTTCCTTTATCCGGCACATCTCAAGCACTGCCTCCCCACATTCCCAGGCCAAAAGCTGCCCATACCTTTCGCGCTGTTTTTTCATCCATTCCAAATTTGCCGGATACATAGGACAGCACGATTTGAGAGCAGTCATTCTGATCCATATTTTCACCCTTTCTCTTCAATGCCATAACACCAGCAATATCTGTTCATAACCGTACTTTCACAATTCGGTATAAGGCAAGCCAATTCCTCCGCCTCAAGCACGTATTGTTTTCACGGTCTGTAATCACTTCCTTTGAATTTTTCCTCCATAATACTCAGAGCAAAAACCAGGGCCTCAATATCTTCTTTCGTGGTGTAAACACCCATACCTACCCTGGTGGTGCCGTAAATACCTATGCGGGTCATGAAATGGATGGCGCAGTGGGTATTCCCGCGAACGCAAACTCCTAAATGGCCGAGAACGAAAGCAGGCTGGCTGTTGCCCACCCCAAAATTGGTAAAGGAAATCAGCCCGAGCCCCCCGTCCTCCCGGGAATGATCGCCCCGGACGCAGGCAGAATCCAGGGTGCTCAAAGCTAGCAGGGCATATTGAGACATAGCCCGGGAATGCTTTTCCACATTGTCCAGCCCTAAGTCTTCCAGATATTCGGCGGCCGCCCCCATGCCGATCACTTGTTCAATAGGAGGCGTGCCCAGTTCAAAGCAATAGGGGACCCGGCGGTGATAAAAACCGCTCAGTCCTACTTCCGATATTTCACCGCCGCCCACAGCTACCGGACGCATCTGCTCATGGATCCTTTCCGCGGCCCAAAGTACGCCGATCCCCGTAGGGCCATAGATTTTATGACCGGAAAAAGCCAGAAAATCGGCGTCCAGGTCTTTCACATCGATCTTGATATGCTGGATGGATTGGGCCGCATCGACCAGCACCACGGCGCCAGCCTCATGGGCCAGCCGGGTCATTGCTTTGATCGGGTTTAATAAGCCGAGGACATTGGAGATCTGGGCAACGCAAACCAGTTTGGGTCCTTCTTTTAAAAGCTCTTTATAGGCATGCCTATCCAGACGGCCGCTGGGGTCGATGGGAATATATTTGAGGGCAACGCCCAGATAGTCCCCCAGGAATTGCCAGGGCATCAGGTTGGAATGATGCTCGGAAAGGGCAACTAAAATGAGATCGCCCTTTTTCAGGTTAAATAAACCCCAGGCTTGAGCCACTAAATTGCAGCTTGCCGAAGTATTGCCGGTAAAAATGATTTCATGAGCTTCGCCATTGATCAAATGAGCAATCTTTTCCCGGGCAGCTTCATATTGAGCGGTAGCGTCCCCGGAAATCTGATAATAGCCGCGCCAGATATTGGCATGATAA
Protein-coding regions in this window:
- the rpiA gene encoding ribose-5-phosphate isomerase RpiA, translating into MCRIKEKQQAGEKAAEYVRDGMVVGLGTGSTVFYTIRKIVELVKNGMKIQGVSTSKSTTELAGSLGIELVSINDVETIDLTIDGADEIDQKLNGIKGGGGALFFEKVVAYASAKVIWVVDAGKMAPKLGGVPVPVEVSPFGYRQVYKRLSVEGLNPVMRLESGQPFRTDSDHYILDLYPDNLDHPGELGAWLKEIPGVIEHGLFIDCAAEVLVGRGDSVVSVLR